The following are encoded together in the Serratia nematodiphila DZ0503SBS1 genome:
- a CDS encoding type I secretion system permease/ATPase has product MKNAVRRGEVMSVLAAYRRGFWGIALFTAVINLLMLAPALYMLQVYDRVLPSGNRMTLAMLTLMVVGLYLFMGLLEWVRSQVVIRLGAQMDMRLNQRVYDAAFETNLKTGNPLAGQALNDLTNLRQFATGNALFAFFDAPWFPVYLLVVFLLHPWLGALASAGVIVLVLLAWLNQRVSQAPLAEAGRVALSATQQANGNLRNAEAIAAMGMLTDLRLRWLRQHQQFLLLQNRASEKIAAVTAWSKTVRLALQSLMLGCGALLAVNGDITPGMMIAGSILIGRVLGPIDQLIGAWKQWSSARQSLQRLEVMLAANPPRIPSLPLPAPGGKLAVNQLTASAPGGTAPVLHGVSFRLEAGEVLGVIGASGSGKTLLMRQLVGALTPLSGDVRLDGADIQQWDKQQLGPHIGYLPQDIQLFAGTLTDNIARFGQVDAEKVVAAAALAGVHQLILHLPKGYETELGEGGSGLSGGQRQRVALARALYGSPALVVLDEPNANLDREGEGALQRAIEALKARGTTIVLVTHKPAILATTDKLLVLSAGQIQHFGPSDAILKKLPGFAPAAAAAPANAGRSNGGFNVNYANFAKTASGERKV; this is encoded by the coding sequence ATGAAAAACGCCGTCAGGCGCGGAGAAGTGATGAGCGTGCTGGCAGCATACCGGCGCGGATTTTGGGGCATTGCACTGTTTACCGCAGTGATCAACCTGCTGATGCTGGCCCCGGCGCTGTACATGCTGCAGGTCTACGATCGCGTGTTGCCGTCGGGCAACCGCATGACGCTGGCGATGCTGACCCTGATGGTGGTCGGCCTTTACCTGTTTATGGGCCTGCTGGAGTGGGTGCGCAGCCAGGTGGTGATCCGCCTTGGCGCCCAGATGGATATGCGCCTCAATCAGCGAGTCTACGACGCCGCCTTCGAAACCAATTTGAAAACCGGCAACCCGCTGGCGGGGCAGGCATTGAACGATCTGACCAACCTGCGCCAGTTCGCCACCGGCAATGCGCTGTTCGCCTTTTTCGATGCGCCCTGGTTCCCGGTTTATCTGCTGGTGGTTTTCCTGCTCCACCCCTGGCTTGGCGCGTTGGCCAGCGCTGGGGTGATCGTGCTGGTGCTGCTGGCCTGGCTCAACCAGCGGGTGTCGCAGGCGCCGCTGGCGGAGGCCGGCCGCGTCGCGCTGAGCGCCACGCAGCAGGCCAACGGCAACCTGCGCAATGCCGAAGCCATCGCCGCCATGGGCATGTTGACCGACTTGCGCCTGCGCTGGCTGCGGCAGCATCAGCAGTTCCTGCTGCTGCAGAACCGCGCCAGCGAGAAAATCGCCGCGGTCACCGCCTGGTCGAAAACCGTGCGGCTGGCGCTGCAGTCGCTGATGTTGGGCTGCGGCGCGCTGCTGGCGGTCAACGGCGACATTACGCCGGGCATGATGATCGCCGGATCGATCCTGATCGGCAGGGTGCTGGGGCCGATCGATCAGCTGATCGGCGCCTGGAAGCAGTGGTCATCGGCGCGCCAGTCCCTGCAGCGGCTGGAGGTGATGCTGGCCGCTAACCCGCCACGAATACCGAGTCTGCCGCTGCCGGCGCCCGGCGGTAAATTGGCCGTGAATCAGTTGACCGCCAGTGCGCCAGGCGGCACGGCGCCTGTGTTGCACGGCGTCAGTTTTCGCCTGGAGGCCGGCGAGGTGCTGGGTGTGATTGGCGCGTCCGGCTCCGGCAAAACCCTGCTGATGCGCCAACTGGTTGGCGCGCTGACGCCGCTCAGCGGCGACGTGCGGCTGGACGGTGCAGACATTCAGCAGTGGGACAAGCAACAACTCGGGCCGCATATCGGCTACTTGCCGCAGGATATCCAGCTGTTCGCCGGCACCCTGACGGATAACATCGCCCGCTTTGGGCAGGTCGACGCCGAGAAGGTGGTGGCCGCGGCGGCGCTGGCCGGCGTGCATCAGCTGATCCTGCATTTACCGAAAGGCTATGAGACCGAGCTGGGTGAAGGCGGCAGCGGCCTGTCCGGCGGCCAACGTCAGCGGGTGGCGCTGGCGCGCGCGCTGTATGGATCTCCGGCGCTGGTGGTGCTGGACGAACCGAACGCCAACCTCGATCGCGAAGGGGAAGGGGCGCTGCAGCGGGCGATCGAAGCGCTGAAGGCGCGCGGCACCACCATCGTGTTGGTGACCCATAAACCGGCGATCCTGGCGACCACCGACAAATTGCTGGTGCTGAGCGCCGGCCAGATACAGCACTTCGGCCCCAGCGACGCCATCCTGAAAAAACTGCCTGGTTTTGCGCCCGCCGCTGCCGCCGCACCGGCCAATGCCGGGCGCAGCAACGGCGGCTTCAACGTCAATTACGCCAACTTCGCCAAAACGGCCAGCGGTGAACGAAAAGTATGA